One genomic window of Corynebacterium pseudotuberculosis includes the following:
- the pepN gene encoding aminopeptidase N, producing MSSINLTQAEAEQRSRILDVHHYAIALDLTQGDKEFPSTTTVSFTVKEAGDTFIDLRAASVAEVLLDGVDITSTAVSLTSAGYDENQGLALRGLTPGQHSLSVTASCLYSHTGQGLHRFIDPEDQRVYLYTQCETADAKRIFACFDQPDLKATYAFTITAPKAWKVITNAYAEVTAVGDKAIHTSHVDYKLSTYLVALCAGDYHEVSDTWSGALTHHPETPADQPTTLDIPMSIYCRKSLAPHLDADTLFRETKQGFTFYHENFGMAYPFHKYDQIFVPEFNMGAMENAGAVTFRDEYVFSSKVTAYRYERRCDTVLHEMAHMWFGDLVTMKWWGDLWLNESFATWAAAISQAEATEYSTAWVTFANVEKSWAYHQDQLPSTHPITADASDIETVEQNFDGITYAKGSSVLKQLQAFVGREAFLAGVRKHFANHAFANATFDDLLKAFEEASGRDLSQWADQWLKTTGINKLSPVFTVTDGVYSEFAVQQSGAAPGAGELRTHRIAVGLYSLVHGSVERTHRFEIDIDGAYTPVPDALGLEQADLILVNDDDLTYCLMQLDPHSLDFIIHNIDKISDPMARTLCWSAAWEMTRDGKMRARDFVTLVARGAQFETEIAVLERILSQAAKAVRSYVDTAWADNTGHAMLANALLEGAYNAQPGSDAQLAFVQALAKIRITKDAATEFAAIVSGDSSLPGLTVDSDLRWWALTALIAHGDITGVAVRESVEKLRSMDHSSASELAALRAYAAQPDAKAKEEVFAEVTDTKNTLSNLFLRHKLEGLTFAGSGPYLTQFNSAIFALAEKIWAEMSSEVALATLSGIYPHWDVSAQGVENAREFLSKQSLPAGVRRVISEGMSEQERALQLREADAH from the coding sequence ATGTCTTCTATTAATCTCACGCAAGCAGAAGCCGAGCAGCGTTCCCGCATCCTTGATGTGCATCATTACGCTATCGCTCTTGACTTAACCCAAGGAGACAAAGAGTTTCCTTCTACTACCACGGTGTCTTTCACAGTAAAGGAAGCCGGAGATACCTTTATTGATCTACGAGCCGCATCCGTCGCAGAAGTGCTTCTCGACGGCGTAGACATCACCTCAACCGCAGTCTCACTCACATCTGCCGGCTACGACGAGAACCAGGGGCTCGCCTTACGAGGGCTAACTCCAGGACAGCATTCCCTCTCAGTGACGGCTTCATGCCTATATTCACATACCGGTCAGGGACTTCACCGTTTTATTGATCCCGAAGACCAACGCGTCTACCTGTACACGCAATGTGAAACAGCTGACGCCAAACGCATATTTGCGTGCTTTGACCAGCCAGATCTCAAGGCAACCTACGCTTTTACTATCACGGCGCCCAAAGCCTGGAAAGTAATCACAAATGCTTATGCAGAGGTAACAGCCGTTGGGGATAAGGCCATTCATACGTCACACGTGGATTACAAGCTCTCCACGTATCTCGTCGCATTGTGCGCCGGCGATTATCATGAGGTCTCAGACACCTGGTCTGGCGCACTGACGCATCACCCGGAGACCCCCGCAGACCAACCCACAACACTAGACATTCCGATGTCTATCTACTGCAGGAAATCGCTGGCACCTCATCTGGATGCGGACACCTTATTCAGGGAAACCAAGCAAGGATTCACTTTCTACCATGAGAACTTTGGCATGGCGTACCCATTTCACAAGTACGACCAGATCTTTGTCCCCGAGTTCAATATGGGCGCCATGGAGAACGCAGGTGCGGTGACATTCCGCGATGAATATGTTTTTTCTTCTAAAGTCACCGCATACCGTTATGAACGCCGCTGCGATACAGTCCTGCACGAGATGGCGCACATGTGGTTTGGCGACCTTGTCACTATGAAATGGTGGGGTGACCTCTGGCTCAATGAATCCTTTGCCACATGGGCCGCCGCAATTTCCCAAGCCGAGGCAACGGAATACTCCACAGCATGGGTCACGTTTGCCAACGTAGAAAAATCATGGGCTTATCACCAAGACCAACTCCCATCCACCCATCCGATCACAGCCGATGCCTCTGATATTGAAACCGTTGAACAAAACTTTGACGGCATTACTTACGCCAAAGGTTCTTCGGTGCTCAAACAGCTGCAAGCTTTTGTGGGGCGAGAAGCCTTCCTAGCAGGAGTTCGCAAGCACTTTGCCAACCATGCGTTTGCTAATGCAACTTTTGATGATCTTCTGAAGGCCTTTGAAGAGGCCTCCGGCCGCGATCTCTCACAATGGGCCGATCAATGGCTAAAAACTACTGGTATTAACAAGCTTTCCCCTGTTTTTACTGTTACAGATGGCGTTTATTCCGAGTTTGCTGTCCAGCAAAGCGGAGCAGCACCCGGCGCGGGAGAGCTGCGTACGCACAGGATTGCCGTGGGACTTTATTCGCTTGTTCACGGCAGTGTGGAGAGAACCCATCGATTTGAGATTGACATTGACGGCGCATACACACCGGTACCAGACGCTCTCGGCCTGGAACAGGCTGACCTCATACTGGTCAACGACGATGACCTCACTTATTGTTTGATGCAGCTGGATCCACACTCGTTGGACTTTATTATCCACAACATCGACAAAATCTCTGATCCTATGGCGCGTACTCTCTGCTGGTCAGCTGCATGGGAAATGACAAGAGATGGAAAGATGCGCGCTCGCGACTTTGTCACGCTTGTAGCACGAGGCGCCCAGTTTGAAACTGAAATCGCGGTGCTGGAACGCATTCTTAGTCAGGCAGCAAAGGCCGTACGCTCGTACGTCGACACTGCGTGGGCAGACAATACTGGACACGCTATGCTTGCCAATGCCCTTCTAGAAGGCGCTTATAACGCACAACCTGGCTCAGATGCCCAGTTGGCTTTTGTTCAAGCTCTGGCAAAAATACGCATCACCAAAGACGCCGCTACTGAGTTTGCTGCAATCGTATCGGGTGATTCTTCACTCCCCGGTCTCACAGTAGATTCTGATCTGCGCTGGTGGGCACTCACAGCGCTCATCGCCCACGGAGATATCACGGGGGTGGCAGTACGCGAGAGCGTGGAGAAGCTACGCAGTATGGATCACTCCTCTGCCAGCGAGCTTGCGGCATTGCGAGCATACGCAGCACAACCGGATGCAAAGGCTAAGGAAGAGGTCTTTGCAGAAGTCACCGATACAAAGAACACCCTTTCTAATCTCTTCTTGCGCCATAAGCTTGAGGGATTGACTTTCGCAGGATCTGGCCCCTACCTCACGCAATTTAACTCCGCGATTTTCGCATTAGCGGAAAAGATCTGGGCCGAGATGTCTTCTGAAGTCGCGCTAGCCACACTTTCC
- a CDS encoding mycothiol-dependent nitroreductase Rv2466c family protein, with the protein MTEQVTFWFDVSCPFCWVTSRWIKEVEQVRDIQVEWVPMSLSVLNEGREELPEDYKEKMKANWGPARVFAAVAAQYPEKLDELYTAMGTEIHNNGQGGKTGFGAYDAIIKAAVSEVGLDPALAEVANTETWDKKLREYHHGAMELVGNDVGTPVIKLGETAFFGPVITRVPRGEEAGKLFDASIALGSYPYFFELKRSRTENPRFD; encoded by the coding sequence ATGACCGAACAAGTGACATTCTGGTTTGACGTGAGCTGCCCTTTTTGCTGGGTGACCTCTCGGTGGATCAAAGAGGTAGAACAGGTGCGTGATATCCAAGTTGAATGGGTACCTATGAGTCTTTCTGTTCTCAATGAAGGTCGGGAAGAACTACCGGAAGACTATAAAGAGAAGATGAAGGCAAACTGGGGTCCAGCGCGTGTGTTTGCAGCAGTGGCCGCACAATATCCAGAGAAGCTTGATGAACTCTATACAGCCATGGGAACTGAGATTCATAATAACGGGCAAGGAGGCAAGACAGGATTTGGAGCCTATGATGCGATTATCAAGGCTGCAGTGTCTGAGGTTGGTTTAGACCCTGCATTGGCAGAGGTTGCTAACACGGAAACCTGGGATAAGAAACTGCGTGAATACCATCACGGAGCCATGGAATTAGTGGGTAACGATGTAGGAACACCAGTAATCAAACTGGGCGAGACCGCGTTCTTTGGCCCGGTTATCACCAGAGTTCCTCGTGGAGAAGAAGCCGGAAAGCTTTTCGACGCCTCCATCGCGCTAGGTTCCTACCCTTATTTCTTTGAACTAAAGCGATCGAGGACCGAGAATCCTCGTTTTGACTAG
- a CDS encoding ribose-5-phosphate isomerase: MRVYLGADHAGFDMKNIIAEHLKTKGHEVIDCGAHTYDAQDDYPAYCIEAASRVVNDPGSLGIVLGGSGNGEQIAANKVKGARCALAWSVETARLAREHNNAQLIGLGGRMHSEEEALQIVDAFIQQEWSKEERHQRRIDILSEYERTGIAPAIPEA; the protein is encoded by the coding sequence ATGCGCGTTTACCTCGGAGCGGACCATGCAGGGTTCGATATGAAGAACATCATCGCGGAGCACCTCAAGACCAAGGGACATGAGGTTATCGATTGCGGTGCACACACCTATGACGCCCAGGATGACTACCCGGCGTATTGCATTGAGGCTGCTAGCCGTGTGGTCAATGATCCCGGTTCGCTTGGCATTGTCTTGGGAGGCTCGGGCAACGGCGAGCAAATCGCAGCGAACAAAGTAAAAGGCGCTCGCTGTGCGTTGGCATGGTCGGTAGAAACCGCCCGGTTAGCTCGTGAGCACAATAATGCTCAGCTGATCGGTTTGGGTGGCCGGATGCATTCCGAAGAAGAAGCACTGCAGATTGTTGACGCCTTTATCCAGCAGGAATGGAGTAAAGAGGAACGCCACCAGCGGCGCATCGATATTCTTTCTGAATATGAACGCACGGGAATCGCACCAGCGATTCCAGAAGCCTAA
- a CDS encoding pirin family protein, whose translation MEDIKSGSQTRRVPVEIITAREVPLGGLRAMTVRRTLPQKKRTLIGAWCFVDHYGPDDVSQTGGMDVAPHPHSGLQTVSWLFRGEIEHRDSGSNVGIVRPGEVNLMTSGAGICHSEVSTATTGTLHGVQLWVALPESVRETAPRSFEHYAPDPIELEEGQAIVFLGELCGAKSPVKTFTPLVGAEICIRKNSSLTLALDSTFEHGVLVDAGMIAVEGVSIPHAALAYVGVGADHIVITNQSDSDGRVLLIGGQPFAEEIVMWWNFVGRSTEDIRKARQEWQAHTDRFGKVTGYQGHGGTNDAGEGINSQGLARIEAPTLPNATLRPRRNPAPYARP comes from the coding sequence ATGGAAGACATAAAGAGCGGCAGTCAGACCAGACGAGTGCCGGTGGAAATAATTACTGCCCGGGAGGTTCCCCTTGGTGGACTGCGTGCGATGACTGTGCGTCGAACGCTGCCTCAGAAGAAACGAACGCTGATCGGAGCCTGGTGCTTTGTAGATCACTATGGTCCAGATGATGTTTCTCAAACTGGTGGCATGGATGTGGCACCGCACCCTCATAGCGGTTTGCAGACAGTCAGCTGGCTGTTTCGTGGGGAAATAGAACACCGCGACTCTGGAAGCAACGTAGGCATAGTGCGTCCCGGAGAAGTTAATTTGATGACTTCCGGTGCTGGAATTTGCCATTCGGAGGTTTCCACGGCAACCACAGGTACTCTCCACGGCGTGCAACTCTGGGTTGCCCTGCCGGAATCGGTACGCGAGACAGCACCCCGTTCCTTCGAGCATTATGCACCCGACCCCATAGAGCTGGAAGAGGGCCAGGCAATAGTCTTTCTTGGCGAGCTCTGTGGTGCGAAAAGCCCGGTAAAAACGTTTACGCCACTGGTAGGGGCAGAAATATGTATCCGGAAGAATTCCTCCCTCACCCTAGCCCTAGATTCGACTTTTGAGCATGGGGTGCTTGTCGACGCCGGCATGATCGCAGTAGAAGGCGTTTCCATTCCTCATGCGGCGCTTGCTTACGTGGGGGTAGGTGCAGATCACATCGTGATAACCAACCAAAGCGATAGCGACGGCAGGGTGCTGCTCATTGGTGGGCAGCCGTTCGCGGAAGAAATCGTCATGTGGTGGAACTTTGTAGGGCGATCAACCGAGGACATCCGTAAAGCCCGACAAGAGTGGCAGGCTCATACAGACCGATTTGGCAAGGTTACTGGGTATCAGGGGCACGGCGGGACAAACGATGCGGGAGAAGGAATCAACTCGCAAGGGCTGGCCCGGATTGAGGCCCCTACTTTGCCTAACGCAACCTTACGTCCGCGACGCAATCCAGCGCCGTATGCACGACCGTAG
- a CDS encoding helix-turn-helix transcriptional regulator, producing MQPKIIDADTGRELWTANDCAEFSGTARGTFTSYAGRGRAPSPVAKHHGLTLWDSEAVKEWVNARNAVKDPEPEDPVTDK from the coding sequence ATGCAACCGAAGATCATCGACGCAGATACCGGCCGCGAATTGTGGACCGCAAATGACTGCGCAGAGTTCTCGGGCACGGCTCGAGGCACATTTACGAGTTATGCAGGTCGAGGACGTGCCCCTTCCCCCGTAGCTAAACATCATGGTCTAACCCTGTGGGATTCCGAAGCAGTCAAAGAATGGGTCAACGCTCGCAATGCAGTAAAGGATCCAGAGCCTGAAGACCCCGTCACCGACAAATAA
- the tig gene encoding trigger factor, which produces MKSSVEKLSDTRVKLNVEVPFEELKSEIDQAYKALAQQINIPGFRRGKAPRQLIDARIGRGPVLEQVVNDMLPARYQQACEENELVVLGQPAIDITKIEDNDVVEFTAEVDIRPEITVPDFAEFNVEVPALKVDEEAVDAEIDRLRERFGELKDTKRKLKTNDFATIDLAASVDGEAIEEAVTEGMSYQVGAGDLIDGLDTALRGLKTGESAEFTTTLQAGEYAGKEATVTVTVQQTKERKLPEVDEEFVQMASEFDTVEELRESVTAQVEEKAKAAQATAIRDEVLKVALAESTFELPEGVVNEQVEAQLHQLLGQLAHDEAALNAALEAQGTTREDFDAENRKNSEEAVRTQLFLDALAEQETPEVSQQELTDHILFTAQSYGMDPNQFVAQLQQTGQIANLFSDVRRGKALAAAICRVSVKDEDGNVVDPSQYFGEEEAEASEDEAK; this is translated from the coding sequence GTGAAGAGTTCCGTCGAAAAGCTGAGCGACACCCGCGTCAAGCTCAACGTTGAGGTTCCTTTCGAGGAGCTGAAGTCTGAGATCGATCAGGCCTACAAGGCGTTGGCTCAGCAAATCAACATTCCAGGCTTCCGCCGTGGCAAAGCACCGCGCCAGCTTATCGACGCACGCATTGGCCGTGGGCCAGTCCTGGAGCAGGTTGTAAACGATATGCTCCCTGCTCGTTACCAGCAGGCCTGTGAAGAGAACGAGCTCGTGGTCTTGGGTCAGCCTGCCATTGATATCACCAAGATTGAAGACAACGACGTTGTCGAGTTCACCGCTGAGGTTGATATCCGTCCGGAAATCACGGTCCCAGACTTCGCTGAATTCAACGTAGAGGTTCCTGCGCTAAAGGTCGATGAAGAAGCCGTTGATGCTGAGATCGATCGCTTGCGTGAGCGTTTTGGTGAGTTGAAAGACACCAAGCGCAAGCTGAAGACCAACGATTTTGCCACCATTGATCTTGCCGCTTCTGTTGACGGTGAGGCAATTGAAGAGGCAGTAACCGAGGGCATGTCTTACCAGGTTGGTGCCGGCGATCTGATCGATGGTCTTGATACCGCTCTCCGTGGCCTGAAGACCGGTGAGTCTGCAGAGTTCACCACAACTCTTCAAGCTGGTGAATACGCTGGTAAAGAGGCAACCGTTACCGTAACTGTTCAGCAGACCAAGGAACGCAAGCTTCCTGAGGTTGATGAAGAATTTGTGCAGATGGCTTCCGAGTTTGACACGGTTGAGGAACTCCGCGAGTCCGTCACTGCTCAGGTTGAGGAAAAAGCAAAGGCCGCACAGGCAACCGCTATCCGCGATGAGGTTTTGAAGGTGGCTCTTGCAGAGTCCACATTCGAGCTTCCGGAGGGCGTTGTTAATGAGCAGGTTGAAGCCCAGCTGCACCAGCTGCTTGGTCAGCTCGCTCACGATGAAGCTGCTTTGAATGCTGCTCTTGAGGCTCAGGGAACTACTCGTGAAGACTTTGATGCAGAGAACCGCAAGAACTCTGAAGAGGCAGTTCGCACCCAGCTGTTCCTCGATGCACTTGCAGAGCAGGAAACACCTGAGGTGTCTCAGCAGGAGCTAACTGACCATATCCTCTTCACCGCGCAGAGCTATGGTATGGATCCAAATCAGTTTGTTGCACAGCTACAGCAGACCGGCCAAATCGCTAACTTGTTCTCCGATGTTCGCCGTGGCAAGGCTTTGGCAGCCGCTATCTGCCGCGTCTCCGTTAAGGATGAGGATGGCAACGTGGTTGATCCATCTCAATACTTCGGTGAAGAAGAGGCAGAGGCTTCCGAGGACGAGGCTAAGTAA
- a CDS encoding ATP-dependent Clp protease proteolytic subunit yields the protein MSDQIRMAQGSTGLNLSDSVYERLLRERIIFLGTQVDDEIANKLCAQILLLSAEDPNRDISLYINSPGGSVTAGMAIYDTMKYSPCDIATYGMGLAASMGQFLLSGGTKGKRYALPHARIMMHQPSAGVGGTAADIAIQAEQFAQTKREMAELIAEHTGQTFEQITKDSDRDRWFTAAQAKEYGIVDHVIASAQGPLSN from the coding sequence ATGAGTGACCAGATCCGCATGGCTCAGGGCAGCACTGGCCTGAACCTGAGTGATTCCGTGTATGAGCGCCTTTTGCGTGAGCGGATTATCTTCCTTGGAACGCAGGTAGATGATGAGATTGCGAATAAGCTCTGCGCGCAGATCTTGTTGCTATCAGCTGAGGACCCAAACCGCGATATTTCCCTGTACATTAATTCGCCAGGTGGTTCTGTGACAGCTGGTATGGCTATTTATGACACAATGAAGTACTCGCCGTGCGATATCGCTACGTACGGCATGGGGCTAGCTGCTTCCATGGGGCAGTTCTTGCTTTCCGGAGGCACAAAAGGGAAGCGTTATGCGCTTCCTCACGCACGTATTATGATGCACCAGCCTTCGGCGGGCGTAGGTGGAACCGCCGCTGATATTGCTATCCAGGCTGAACAGTTTGCGCAGACTAAGCGTGAGATGGCTGAGCTTATTGCAGAGCACACTGGTCAGACTTTTGAGCAGATTACCAAGGACTCTGATCGTGACCGTTGGTTTACTGCTGCGCAGGCTAAAGAATATGGCATCGTTGATCACGTGATTGCGTCCGCACAAGGTCCGCTTTCTAACTAA
- a CDS encoding ATP-dependent Clp protease proteolytic subunit codes for MTTSGMQMPSARYVLPSFIEHSTYGTKETNPYAKLFEERIIFLGTQVDDTSANDIMAQLLVLEGLDPDRDITMYINSPGGSFTSLMAIYDTMQYVRPDVRTVCLGQAASAAAVLLAAGAPGKRACLPNSRVLIHQPATQGTQGQVSDLEIQAKEIERMRTLMEQTLSRHTGRTPEQVRIDTDRDKILTAQEAVEYGIIDQVFDYRKLNG; via the coding sequence ATGACTACTTCAGGAATGCAGATGCCCTCTGCTCGCTACGTGCTGCCTTCGTTTATCGAGCACTCCACCTATGGCACAAAAGAGACTAATCCTTACGCCAAGCTCTTTGAAGAGCGCATTATCTTCTTGGGTACCCAGGTGGATGATACCTCTGCTAATGACATCATGGCTCAGCTTCTGGTGCTGGAGGGGCTAGACCCCGACCGGGACATCACAATGTACATCAACTCCCCGGGTGGGTCTTTCACCTCTTTGATGGCTATTTATGACACCATGCAATACGTGCGTCCTGATGTGCGTACTGTCTGCTTGGGCCAGGCGGCGTCGGCAGCAGCGGTGTTGCTTGCTGCGGGCGCGCCCGGTAAGCGTGCCTGCCTGCCTAACTCTCGTGTGCTGATTCACCAGCCCGCTACCCAAGGGACTCAAGGGCAGGTCTCAGATCTGGAGATCCAGGCTAAAGAAATCGAGCGTATGCGTACTCTGATGGAGCAGACGCTATCTCGCCACACTGGCCGTACGCCTGAGCAAGTTCGCATTGATACTGATCGCGATAAGATTCTCACTGCTCAGGAAGCTGTTGAATACGGAATCATTGATCAGGTTTTTGATTATCGCAAACTAAACGGCTAA
- the pabB gene encoding aminodeoxychorismate synthase component I has translation MITPAWDARGRRKASGEPEGTALHVLVIDNYDSFTYNIVDYLARCGAEVTVMRNDAPLDPRRVLKQSSASLDAFDAVVISPGPGSPTIPSDLGISAAVLEHAEVPVLGICLGMQAMAYVEGGRVDKAPEPVHGREDVICVTSEDPLWEGIADSFTVVRYHSLMVTEVPRCMRVTARNAEGLVMALEHKTKPWWGVQFHPESIGSEHGEQLIGNFLAIAAQHTQEPRGRRAHTQGQENVRVAQTQSVAVYELAAPEEVEPVDIFVALGGQGALMEFEGKSIIAPYTSGETISGLEDIAQSMDSYPQVSIEPNNGVTPLALPGWFGYLGYEANHSDFGPQSQAQVPASGESIKMFFAERIVVIEQGRMQLVALVPQHDAGVRALVEWRNAVMTRIRAAAPVGKFDSAAVGRLHVRESRRKYLQSIAKIHDLIGQGSTYEVCLTTQLEAESDGDFDAPAAYKRLTEIAPAPMRSLLVLDGTHVVSSSPERFLKISQGIVSSEPIKGTRARYQDPEKDAEMRQDLATNKKDRAENLMIVDLVRNDLAHVCEPGSVRVDELCQVKTFARAHQLVSTISGKLKPSVTPAEVIRAAFPGGSMTGAPKYRTMEIIAKLEGHPRGVYSGAIGFITVDGSMDLAMTIRTAVVQKQRLSYGVGGAVIALSSADAEWDEIATKSAPLLSLVEQNFPHEELLEHDGTRLRPALQTAPPTVVDSFLLVDGHVRGFDSHCRRFRSSCLALQTAEEEEIDRFLAAVKRELPLHGKWFPRLESLPGGKMYVRFRPAPRRREATTLTTVILQRGQIQHPTLKGPDLAELIKIKNTVSTDDALLVSPRGIHETTTAALLAWKNNELVSMGTERLASVTEHAVRKIAQDLGYRVTQKTYDRAALDGVELWVVNALHGISRVSELDGEPLPCDAQRLEQFRSMLAGQQQSLIGEN, from the coding sequence GTGATTACACCTGCTTGGGATGCGAGGGGACGTCGAAAAGCTAGCGGCGAGCCCGAGGGGACAGCTCTCCACGTTTTAGTCATCGATAATTACGATTCTTTTACGTACAACATCGTGGACTACCTTGCTCGTTGCGGGGCTGAGGTCACGGTTATGCGTAACGACGCCCCCCTTGATCCCCGCCGAGTCCTCAAGCAGAGTAGCGCTTCCCTTGATGCCTTTGACGCAGTTGTCATTTCCCCGGGTCCTGGCAGTCCTACCATCCCTTCAGACTTGGGAATCTCCGCTGCGGTGTTAGAGCACGCGGAAGTGCCAGTGCTTGGCATATGCCTTGGCATGCAGGCGATGGCTTATGTCGAGGGCGGAAGAGTGGACAAAGCACCCGAGCCAGTTCACGGCAGGGAAGACGTAATCTGCGTGACTTCAGAGGATCCTCTATGGGAGGGAATCGCGGATTCTTTCACTGTGGTGCGCTATCACTCTCTCATGGTCACAGAAGTTCCCAGGTGTATGAGGGTTACCGCTAGGAATGCTGAGGGGCTTGTAATGGCCCTAGAACATAAGACAAAACCATGGTGGGGGGTGCAATTCCATCCAGAGTCTATAGGCAGCGAGCATGGCGAGCAGCTCATTGGCAACTTTTTGGCCATAGCGGCGCAGCATACGCAAGAACCCCGGGGAAGACGGGCGCACACGCAAGGCCAAGAGAATGTCCGTGTTGCCCAAACTCAGTCTGTTGCGGTCTATGAGTTAGCTGCTCCCGAAGAGGTGGAGCCGGTCGATATCTTTGTGGCCCTCGGAGGACAAGGCGCGCTGATGGAATTTGAGGGGAAGAGCATCATCGCGCCCTATACCAGTGGAGAAACGATCAGCGGTCTTGAAGACATTGCTCAGAGCATGGACTCATACCCTCAGGTGAGCATCGAGCCTAACAATGGCGTTACCCCCTTGGCGCTACCCGGTTGGTTTGGTTATTTAGGCTATGAGGCAAACCATTCTGATTTTGGCCCTCAATCCCAGGCTCAGGTTCCTGCCTCCGGTGAATCAATAAAAATGTTTTTTGCCGAGCGGATTGTGGTGATTGAGCAAGGGCGTATGCAATTGGTCGCACTCGTGCCGCAACACGATGCCGGGGTCCGGGCGCTCGTAGAATGGCGTAATGCCGTGATGACGCGGATACGAGCCGCTGCCCCCGTGGGGAAATTCGATTCAGCTGCGGTAGGCCGGCTACACGTGAGGGAATCGCGAAGGAAGTATCTTCAGAGCATCGCCAAGATCCACGACCTCATTGGCCAAGGCTCAACCTATGAGGTATGTCTGACCACCCAGCTAGAAGCAGAAAGCGATGGCGATTTTGATGCCCCCGCCGCATACAAACGCCTCACCGAGATTGCCCCGGCTCCCATGCGCTCCTTGCTTGTCTTGGATGGTACCCACGTGGTGAGCTCATCGCCGGAACGGTTTTTAAAAATTAGCCAAGGGATCGTATCTTCAGAGCCCATCAAAGGTACTCGCGCGCGGTATCAAGACCCGGAAAAAGACGCAGAAATGCGGCAAGACTTGGCCACAAATAAGAAGGACCGAGCAGAAAACCTCATGATCGTGGACCTGGTACGCAATGACCTTGCGCATGTGTGTGAGCCTGGCAGCGTACGGGTAGATGAACTATGCCAAGTAAAAACTTTTGCCAGGGCACATCAATTGGTCTCCACAATTAGCGGAAAATTGAAACCTTCTGTGACCCCCGCGGAGGTGATTCGTGCGGCCTTCCCCGGTGGATCGATGACGGGTGCTCCTAAGTATCGGACGATGGAGATCATCGCAAAGCTAGAGGGACACCCCCGCGGGGTCTATTCCGGGGCGATCGGTTTTATTACCGTGGATGGGAGCATGGATCTGGCGATGACCATACGCACTGCAGTGGTGCAAAAGCAGCGACTTAGCTATGGGGTGGGCGGAGCCGTCATCGCGCTATCTTCTGCAGACGCAGAATGGGATGAGATAGCAACAAAATCTGCGCCTTTGCTGAGCCTCGTCGAGCAGAATTTTCCCCACGAAGAGCTTCTGGAACACGATGGCACACGGCTACGGCCAGCGCTCCAAACAGCTCCGCCGACTGTGGTGGATTCCTTTTTGCTTGTCGACGGCCACGTTCGGGGGTTCGACTCCCATTGCCGGAGATTCCGATCAAGCTGTTTAGCTCTGCAGACAGCGGAAGAAGAAGAGATCGATAGGTTTTTGGCTGCTGTGAAGCGAGAGCTTCCTTTACACGGGAAGTGGTTCCCGCGCCTGGAGAGCCTCCCTGGCGGAAAAATGTACGTGAGGTTCCGGCCTGCCCCGAGGCGTCGTGAAGCTACGACGCTAACCACCGTTATACTGCAGCGCGGGCAGATACAGCATCCGACGCTCAAGGGACCCGATCTGGCAGAGCTAATAAAAATCAAAAATACAGTGTCTACTGATGACGCCTTGCTTGTTTCCCCACGGGGAATACATGAGACGACAACTGCGGCTCTCTTGGCATGGAAAAACAATGAGCTTGTGTCCATGGGGACAGAGCGCCTGGCCTCAGTGACCGAGCACGCGGTCCGAAAAATTGCCCAGGATCTGGGTTATCGAGTGACTCAGAAAACGTATGACCGCGCGGCGCTAGATGGCGTGGAACTATGGGTTGTCAATGCGTTACACGGAATTTCTCGGGTGAGTGAACTCGATGGTGAGCCACTGCCGTGTGACGCTCAACGTCTAGAACAATTTCGCAGCATGCTGGCTGGCCAGCAACAGTCCCTAATCGGAGAAAACTAA